ATTGACCGTTCCGGCGCGGCTTTGCTAGCATCGGCTCATGCGCACGCTGCGCGTCGATCCGGAAGATCTCTGATCGTCATCCCCCGATCCTGAACGGCCGCCCTCGCATTCATTGTTCTCACCATTCCGGTCATCCGACAGGAGTCCGCCATGAATATCGACAGGAGCGCGCCCCCCCGGCCGCCGGTGACGCCGCCACCCGGCGCCGTCCCCTTCCCCGCGCCCGATCCGCTCGCCGCCGAGCTGGCGCGGTTCAAGTCCCGGTCGGCCGGCTCGATCGACGAGCTGGAGCGCGCCCGGCGGTTCCTGCCCGCGGGCGTCTGCAGCAACTTCCGGGTGATGGATCCCCACACGCTGTTCCTGCGCGCGGCGCGCGGCGCGCACGTCTGGGACGTGGACGGCCACGAGTACGTCGACTGGAGCCTGGCGCAGTCGACGCTCCTGACCGGGCACGCCCACCCGGCCGTCCTCGACGCGGTGCGCCGGCAGATGGGGAACGGCACGATGACCTGCTATCCGAACCCGCGCACGGCCGACCTGGCGCGGATCGTCTGCGAGCGCTTCCGGCTCGACCTGGTGCGCTTCGTCAACACCGGGTCCGAGGCGACCCAGTACGCGGTGCGCGTGGCGCGAGGCGCGACCGCCCGGGACACGGTCCTGAAGTTCGACGCCTGCTACCACGGCGGGGCGCCGGAGTTCTGGCTGGGCCGGCCCGAGACGGACCTGCCTCCCGGCGCCCCGGAGTGGATGGGCCAGGAGATCTACAGCGCCGGGATCCCGCGCGCCCTCGTCAGCAAGACGCTGCTCGCCGCGTACAACGATCTCGAGAGCGCGCGCGCGGCGTTCCGCGCCCACCCGCAGGAGATCGCCGCGGTGATCCTCGAGCCGATCGTCTTCAATCTGGGCGTCCTCCTGCCGCGCGAGGGATTCCTCCAGGGGCTGCGCGATCTCTGCGACCGGGAGGGGGCGGTCCTCATCTATGATGAGGTCAAGATGGGATGCAAGCTCGGCCTCAAGGGGGCGGGCGAGTATTTCGGCGTGGCGGCGGACCTCGTGGCGATGGCCAAGTCGATCGGCGGCGGCTTTCCGATCGGCCTGTTCGGCGGACGTCGCGACCTGATGGAGGGGATCGAGACGCGCAACGTCAAGCACGTCGGCACCTACGCCGCCAACGCGATCGGCCTGGCGGCCGCTCACGCCACTCTGACCGAGGTCCTGACTCCAACGGCCTACGACCGGATGTTCGCCGTCAACCAGGCCCTGGCGGACGGCTACCGGGAGATCATCACCCGCACCGGAATCGAGGCGCACGTGGTCACCGCGGGGGCCGCCGGCTCCCTGTTCTACGGCCGGGCGCCGGTGCAGGGCCTGGATGACTTCAAGCGCACCCGGATGGACCGGTTCCTGAGGCTCTGGGTCGGCATGGCGAACCGCGGCATCCTGCCGCAGGCCTACGGCCCGGAGGACATCTGGACCGTCTCGGTGCAGCACAGCGACGAGGACGTCGAGGCCACCCTGCGCGCCTTCCGCGAGGTGGCGCCGATGCTCGGCTGAAATGGAGGGCGACGCACACGCCCTGGCGCGCCTGTTCGACCCGCGCGGTGTCGCCATCCTTGGCGCGTCGCAGGCCCCCGGCAAGTACGGAACCATCCTGCTCCAGACGCTCATCGAGGAGGGGTTTGCGGGGGCGATCCATCCGGTCAACCCGAAGGGGGGCGCGCTCTTGGGCCGCCCCTTCCTGAAATCGCTCGACGACGCTCACGGGCCTGTCGACGTCGCCCTCGTCGTGAGGCCCGCCCCCGAAGTCCCGGCGGCGATCCAGGACGTCGCCCGCCGGCGCATCCCGTTCGCGATCGTCTACGCCGCCGGATTCTCCGAGCACGGCGAGGAGGGGCTCCGCCTCGAGCGCGACATGGTCGCGACGGCGGCCGCCGGCGGCACGCGCATCGTCGGCCCCAACTGCATGAACATCTTCAGCGCCCCGGCCCGATTGAACCTGAGCGCCATCGTGCCGTTTCCCGAGGGGGGCCTCGGCTTCCTGTCGGCGAGCGGCAACCTGGGATACGCCCTGGCGCGCGAGGCCATGAGGCGGCCGGGCGTCGGGTTCTCGCGCTTCGTCTCCGCCGGCAACCAGGCCGACCTCGCACTCGACGACTACCTCGACTACCTGCGCGCCGATCCGCACACGCGCGCCGTCCTGGTCTTCGTGGAGGGGTTCGCGCGTGGCCGCGGGCGCGCCTTTCTCGAAGCGGTCGAGGGAACCGCGGCCGAGAAGCCGGTCCTGGTCCTGCGAGGCGGGCGCACGCGCGCGGGCCGGCGCTCCGCCCGATCGCACACCGGCGCCCTGGCCGGCGAGGCGGAGGCGCTGGCCCAGGCGCTGGAGCAGGCGGGGGCCGTCCTCGTCGATCGCGCCGACGAGGCGCTGTCGATCGCTCAGGCGTTCCTGACCTCGCCGCTGCCCGCGGGCCCCGCCGTGGCGCTCGTCGGAGAGGGTGGAGGCCATGCGACCCTGACCTCGGACGCCGCCTCGGAGGCGGGGCTCCGGATCGATCCGCTTCCGGAAGGCGTCGTGGCCGCGCTGCGGGCGCACCTGCCGCCCTTCGCGGCGATCGTGAGCAACCCTGTCGAGCTCGCCGGCCGGTCGGAATACGATGTGCGGGCGTACGAGAACGTCCTCGATCCGATCCTGGACTGGCCGGGCTGCGACCAGGTGATTCTGTTCGGCGGGTACGCGCTGTACGACGAGGCGCTTGCGGGCTTCCTCGACCGCCGGCGCCGCGAGACGCGCAAGCCGATCCTGATCCATGACCTGTACGCCGACGAGGAGCGTGCGGCCTTCGCCCCGCTGCGCCGCCTCGGCCTGCCCCTCTATGCCTCCTCGGAGATCGCGGCGCGCGCCGGGGCGGCCCTGGCCCGCGGCGGGCGCGCCCGCGAGCGGGCGATCCGGACGCTGCAGTGGCGCCGCGCGGGGCGGCCGGCCGGTGACGTCGCGCCTCTTCCGCCCGACCTGCGGGCCGCGATCGAC
This window of the Candidatus Polarisedimenticolia bacterium genome carries:
- a CDS encoding aminotransferase class III-fold pyridoxal phosphate-dependent enzyme; amino-acid sequence: MNIDRSAPPRPPVTPPPGAVPFPAPDPLAAELARFKSRSAGSIDELERARRFLPAGVCSNFRVMDPHTLFLRAARGAHVWDVDGHEYVDWSLAQSTLLTGHAHPAVLDAVRRQMGNGTMTCYPNPRTADLARIVCERFRLDLVRFVNTGSEATQYAVRVARGATARDTVLKFDACYHGGAPEFWLGRPETDLPPGAPEWMGQEIYSAGIPRALVSKTLLAAYNDLESARAAFRAHPQEIAAVILEPIVFNLGVLLPREGFLQGLRDLCDREGAVLIYDEVKMGCKLGLKGAGEYFGVAADLVAMAKSIGGGFPIGLFGGRRDLMEGIETRNVKHVGTYAANAIGLAAAHATLTEVLTPTAYDRMFAVNQALADGYREIITRTGIEAHVVTAGAAGSLFYGRAPVQGLDDFKRTRMDRFLRLWVGMANRGILPQAYGPEDIWTVSVQHSDEDVEATLRAFREVAPMLG
- a CDS encoding acetate--CoA ligase family protein, encoding MEGDAHALARLFDPRGVAILGASQAPGKYGTILLQTLIEEGFAGAIHPVNPKGGALLGRPFLKSLDDAHGPVDVALVVRPAPEVPAAIQDVARRRIPFAIVYAAGFSEHGEEGLRLERDMVATAAAGGTRIVGPNCMNIFSAPARLNLSAIVPFPEGGLGFLSASGNLGYALAREAMRRPGVGFSRFVSAGNQADLALDDYLDYLRADPHTRAVLVFVEGFARGRGRAFLEAVEGTAAEKPVLVLRGGRTRAGRRSARSHTGALAGEAEALAQALEQAGAVLVDRADEALSIAQAFLTSPLPAGPAVALVGEGGGHATLTSDAASEAGLRIDPLPEGVVAALRAHLPPFAAIVSNPVELAGRSEYDVRAYENVLDPILDWPGCDQVILFGGYALYDEALAGFLDRRRRETRKPILIHDLYADEERAAFAPLRRLGLPLYASSEIAARAGAALARGGRARERAIRTLQWRRAGRPAGDVAPLPPDLRAAIDDGRRRPERALSEDEAARLLAHFGVPVLPARLAGDEESAVDAAASLGFPVVLKVHDPAVVHKSDAGGVHLDLRTPEEVRQAYRETGRSQGAARPSTSGRAAVRLTPFRRGGVETIAGARRDEHLGPVLLFGTGGTDAESVRDVALRTIPCPRGTIDGMIGSTGAGRRLAGGRGRPAADRSAVAATLEALARLLLSVAEVADAEVNPLLCSADGAVALDARVILHEP